A region of the Labeo rohita strain BAU-BD-2019 chromosome 5, IGBB_LRoh.1.0, whole genome shotgun sequence genome:
ATCTATGCCTTACATCTGACTGACTTGCACTTTGGTTAGCAGGCGTAACAACTCAAGTAAACTTCAGTGAAGTAGCACTAGTTAACAATAGCTGATTTGATTCTGTGTAAAAGGGGTCATGAattgagaaaccaaaattcccttgattTTTTGACATTGTACAATGATTGTGGAACAGGCTGTGGAATGTGTCCctttatgatgtaatagtgtggctaaacatggcctccacagaagaagatcaacgcctgtctttgcattgccttccttctgatcccgAAGTTAGAAAAGactggatgaactttatttttaataaagttccAGACCACGTCAATAAGAATTTGGTCCTTTGTTTACTTCATACCACAGATTAATTTACAAACAAGGAACAATTCCACACAGGTGTTTCggaaagattgaaactaaatgTCGATGCTGTGCCAGCTATATTAAATCCAACAATAATGTCGcaccacacaagtgtgagtaactgtcatagactgtaaaaaaccaTGGATGTAGTCACACGTAGGTTTctaaagagcatttttgaagctcaaaGTGGGTGGAGCCGGATATCGCCACTCTCGGACAATCAAAAACAGGCAAAGAGGCTAGATGAGGGTGGGATGGgatatgctggtcctttgctggtcttagctggtcttagctggtcaggaccagcataaaccagcaaaggaccagcataaaccagctaaggaccagcttaaagcagcatcaaaacatacctaccagcatatgttggttttttcaccagggtatccAGGGTATATAAGTTCAGCTATGAGTTCCCTGGTAAACAAATGCTGTCGCACTTTAACTCTCACACAGAACAGATCGACAGCACAACACAGATGTTTACAGTGAGGATATTTGAAAAATCTCACTCAAACAGATCAGATGAAATGTAATAGAAGAACCAGAAAAATGCAGGTGTAAACATGAAAAAGGAAGAGCTGAGAAGCATGACAAAGACAATTATACGGTGGAAAGGAAGAGGAAAGAATGGTAAATTGTCGACAAgcttgtataaaaatatatccaCAACAACTGAAAAAtgactttcactttcactttgtcCTGAGAATAGTATGACGCATTTTTTCTTATTGCAAATTTGAGACTTTATAATAGCTACCCCCAAAACCGCCAATCATTGTTCTGTAGGAAATTCACAGGTGTCTGATTTGACTGGTGATCTcggccaggatattttttaaaggtGAGAACGCTTacgttaaatacattttattgttagcTTGTAGTTTATAACCATGCTGCATCATAAAATACCAGTCAAACATGTAAGAGATCCGtaaaaagctgtttaaaaatgtcagtttaGTATAAGACAGTCATGCTTCATGGAACATTAGTGCTATTACTTAAAATCACTCAAAGTTAGTCATTGTATCTTCTGTCTAGTCTGTGAAGGCGTCTTCTCTTCCTTCTCAAACtcaattaataatgaataaccAATCCGTAAATACTTCTGGATCTCAGGAAGAAGGAAGCCATCTAGATCCCACAAACACAGTAAGCACTGCATATTAACTTCATTTCGTTATTATCAGCTGCATCTAAACTGAACTCAACATTGTGTCATGAAGTTAACCTTTTTAAATTTCCACCCATGTGTTATATTCTTCCAAAGTGCCCAGTTTGTGTCTCCGCACTCAAACCTGCATACATAAAAGGCTCCTCTGATAAACTGCTTCAGTGCACTCAATGCCCAACCGCTCAGCTCCTGTGTGGCTCCTGCCTTTACCCCTGCACTTCAGCTGCCTGCACCAACACGCTGTGCCCCCTCGTCGCCACACTGCTAACCTGTGAAGTCGTATCGGATCCAAAGAGCAAAGTGCTTGGATGTCCAATGTTCAGAGCCTGTCCTAAGTGTCATACTCTGATTATGCATGAGGAAGGATGCAAATTTGTAAGATGCAGATCATGCCGTCATCGTTTCTGTTTCATCTGCTAGCAAGGCGATTGtaggaaaaataaagaaaactacTGGAAATTAACTTGCACAAAACCAAAAGCAGAAAGACAAAGATTTATGTCACCACAATCATGAACGGAGATTCCTCCCAGTGTTGGACACTATTGTCTAAAATGTGAATGCATGATTTGTCAGTTGCTATAGAGAAGTAAGCAGTAACAGAATTAATTTCACAAACTGATTCAGTATACAACAGAAATATAACATCGCACCGATCCCTGTGCTTTGAATCTATGCTATCTATGCCTTACACCTAACGGACTTGCACTTTTGTTAACAAGCATAAAAACTCATGTAAACttagcaaaatgtaaaaatgtaatatagcACTATTTAACACTAGCTTATCTGTACCTGTGTAAAATTTAGTTATCAGTGAaactgactgtacattatctttattatgaCAATGTGTCACTCTACTTCTTTTATAATCTCAGCAAtcatattacttaaaataacagaaatatacACTGTTCCATTTTTAGTTTTGATGCATCTAAGGATTCTTAATAGCAAcctataatttattaaattctaTATTACTTATTTCACCTATTCTCCTTGCTGTTGtgctgtgttttatttgtttaatattatgcTTGTGTTGTTTCAAGGGTCTTCAAAAGTTAAAGATTAGAGAATGTCTCCATTTCAAGGATTTTGATGTCACAGGACAATGTGCTGAAGTAGTAATTTTCCATTGCTTTTGGTTTAGTGTAAAAGTACAGAAAGAATGAAGTTCAGATGAGGTCTGAGTACTGAAGCACAGGCAAgtaaaggctggaatacactacctGACTTAAAATCTGAAGAGATTTTAAAACGCTAAGATTTATACACTTACCAACTTTGTAAACAGTCCCATTTTCTATGAAATCTGTCAACTCAAATCTTCAGACTGGTTCTGACTTTAAGCAACTAGCATCAAGCTCTCCAGGCTATAAATCGGTTGGGGCAAATTATGGCAAAAGTCTTGtagtatccaccttttttctgagtaaatgatgagcgTCCATGATTGATTCTAACTTCTGTTTTGGTGCTCTGGTATTCCGGTCTAGTGTTATCACGATACCAAGATTTTGACTTCaatacgatacctgactaaaatatcacgatactactactgaaccgatactattttaatggttacgttaaaaaaatatatttatcaaaaagcatgtctaattcaattgaaatcatgaaacttgcagaatttaacagaaatttattaacagttaaacagaaattacatatttttaaggccctatgaaacacattttattatttttctcaaattcagttttgtttgtgaatctgttttccattcattttctttattctattttaattgtttaattacattttaataatccaaGGCATGTCTAATGAACttataaaggataattaaaaaattaatttattatatgctatttctttctttttttcagaaatactgtgttgtgtatttacaattttctggtaaatatttcttaaacattgttttaataatatttttattactagtagtagtactatatctttacattaaataacatattaatACATTCTAGCtatttattttgacgggttgctgtaaAGACCTTTAGGATCTTCATTATATGAGTGTTTTCgcaaaagaaacggtaaaatgctcaaGAAGTgacagagcagttctagagatcatgtttatgtgttcatgtactcatatattgaggcggcagaggctgaaaacaccgcgAGTGTCATGCGTATGTGTGTAACgttagtaaacaaaactgccattcactaacacagacacgcagaaaaACGGCTCTTATTGAAATGCATTCTTCAAGTATCGGTAAAAGTAAAATGCGGACACGTACCATTTTTAGCAGGGTATCgcaatactttttaagtaccggtatatcgtgcaacactatTCCGGTCTCTATAGAAATCCTTATTAAAACGGGTTAAAAAAGATCAACTGATTTAATTATCCCAAACCTTTTcaatatatctaaatataaaaatgtgcacagGATTAAGCTGTGCTGTTGTTGGCTGTCACACTAACAGCAATAAGCTTAAGGAATTCCTTTAAAGTACGTGTTTTGCATACCAGTAAATCTGTTATGCATGATTATGcaaaatgatga
Encoded here:
- the si:ch211-284e13.6 gene encoding probable E3 ubiquitin-protein ligase RNF144A-B isoform X2, with the translated sequence MGAGNSQVSDLTSDLSQEDIFLKAPSLPSQTQSIMNNQSVNTSGSQEGGNHLDPTNTSVKASSLPSQTQLIMNNQSVNTSGSQEEGSHLDPTNTCPVCVSALKPAYIKGSSDKLLQCTQCPTAQLLCGSCLYPCTSAACTNTLCPLVATLLTCEVVSDPKSKVLGCPMFRACPKCHTLIMHEEGCKFVRCRSCRHRFCFIC